From a single Planococcus shenhongbingii genomic region:
- a CDS encoding ABC transporter ATP-binding protein: MLEVKEASRTFNNGLAGFKNLSFSIQEGETVGILGTSGCGKSTLLRVLSGLDKDFEGEIKIAEAGEQPIGMIFQEPRLMPWLSVKDNILFGNKDVKNVEVRDYLDLVGLSDFGDYYPKDLSGGMAQRTAIARALIGQPAVLLLDEPFSALDAFTKMQLQDLLLEIQKKQLSTMVVVTHDIDEALYLCDRIFILGGQPGYLQAELTVEAAKPRNRGSALLAEKKSEILNLLQSKKVVE; encoded by the coding sequence GATTTAAGAATCTATCGTTTTCCATTCAAGAAGGTGAGACGGTTGGAATTCTGGGAACGAGTGGATGCGGGAAAAGTACCCTTCTCCGGGTGTTGTCCGGTCTGGATAAGGATTTCGAAGGAGAAATAAAAATAGCTGAAGCGGGCGAACAGCCGATTGGCATGATATTTCAGGAACCTCGGCTTATGCCCTGGCTGTCGGTCAAAGACAATATTTTATTCGGAAACAAAGATGTAAAAAATGTAGAAGTGCGGGATTATTTGGATCTGGTAGGGTTAAGCGATTTCGGGGATTATTATCCGAAAGATTTATCAGGGGGAATGGCTCAAAGAACCGCTATTGCCCGCGCGTTGATCGGGCAGCCGGCTGTGCTGCTTTTAGATGAACCTTTTAGCGCACTGGATGCATTCACAAAAATGCAATTGCAGGACTTGTTATTGGAAATTCAAAAAAAGCAGCTTTCCACGATGGTGGTGGTGACGCATGACATTGACGAAGCGCTGTATTTATGTGACCGCATCTTCATCCTTGGCGGACAGCCGGGTTATCTGCAAGCGGAATTGACAGTGGAAGCTGCAAAACCAAGAAATCGCGGAAGTGCACTTCTTGCAGAAAAGAAATCAGAAATACTTAATCTACTACAGAGTAAAAAGGTGGTCGAGTAA